The proteins below are encoded in one region of Rhodoferax potami:
- a CDS encoding restriction endonuclease subunit S has protein sequence MTEQTSSKVPQIRFSEFSGAWGRKSLGEVCVVGDADHWMPKTTSHGIPYVMTGDFFGINGVDFKNAKLISEADFYKLSRKIKPEHGDILFARYASIGSVRYINTTQKFIASYSCAILKCSKFFDGEYLFFLLQAKRCQDQLKSSTNTGSQGNVGIDSISCPCKTPATRMNACDLG, from the coding sequence ATGACCGAGCAGACAAGCAGCAAAGTGCCGCAGATTCGCTTCAGTGAGTTTAGTGGCGCTTGGGGACGAAAGAGTTTGGGAGAAGTTTGCGTGGTTGGCGACGCAGATCATTGGATGCCCAAAACCACTTCCCACGGAATTCCATATGTAATGACTGGCGACTTTTTCGGGATTAACGGAGTCGATTTCAAGAATGCAAAACTAATTTCTGAAGCAGATTTTTACAAGCTCTCCAGAAAAATCAAACCGGAGCACGGCGACATATTGTTTGCACGTTATGCGTCGATTGGTTCAGTCAGATACATCAACACGACTCAAAAATTTATTGCCTCCTACTCATGCGCCATTTTGAAGTGCAGTAAATTTTTTGATGGTGAATATCTATTCTTTTTACTCCAAGCCAAACGATGCCAAGATCAGCTGAAGTCATCAACAAATACAGGGTCGCAGGGTAATGTTGGCATAGATTCAATTAGTTGTCCCTGCAAAACCCCTGCAACCCGCATGAACGCTTGTGATCTGGGGTGA